DNA from Larimichthys crocea isolate SSNF chromosome XIII, L_crocea_2.0, whole genome shotgun sequence:
AATTTTTAAACATGCTCATGCCCACATGTGTTTTTcatatcttgtttttattttgcaacatATTTGTGAGCAGAGCGAGTTACAGTGCCTGTATAAAGTATTCACACTCTTAAAAGGACACACCTAAATCAGCAACCAagagacctttttcacagcagccatttgacAGGAAATAGCaagtaaacacaggtgtaaccaatgatactaataaagggtcagttccattcaggtcatGGTGCTGCTTTTGCTGTTCAGGTTCTGCtccaataaatggaacagaaccttaagTACTATCAGTGGACACGCCTGCTTTGACTGACTATTTCATGTAATAATGGccgctgtgaaaaaggtctattggtTTCAGAAGTCACATTAGTTACATAATGATCCCCTGTGTGAAGTCAGGGTATTGTAAATGATTGTGCACCTGTATCTGGAAGGTCCAAAGTTTCCGAAGATGCATTATCTACTACTAGTGGTGACTTGAGGAAGGAGATGAACAGTTTTACAAAgatgtattttctattttttttattaataattgatCTGTtgccataaaaaaacatttttgattaaatgttttaaaacaaaataaaccacaaaaactTCCAAGAAGCTGAATTATTTCAAAGGTATGGTATGTGATTTATGATGTTTGCCCATTCAGACTGCAGGAACAgccatatatttaatatattgtgcatttaatttttttaaattaatttacaaaTGTAAACACTTTGGGTCttcataaatataaactgtaatatttaagGTTTTAAAGTTATTAACACTCATCATAACAGGGCCTCAAGGTCAGATAATCATCATCTGATCATCATGTCAGGTTATATTGTGCTTTAGTAGCCTATAATCCCAAACTAAGTAAAAGAAATTTTAAACAGTTCATCAATTTACCACAAACCAGCTGCTACACAGTAAACATGAGGCTTTGGGGGCCCAGCTGGGGCCTGGAAATGCACCGAATCAGCACAATATGTGCACAATAAAAGTAATCACGACTGTTCAACCAGATGGAAAATTAAAAAGGCTATAGTGCAAAAACAACTGGGttacctgtgcacacacactcactgacacacCCTTTGAGACACTCAGTTATGAACTACCAGCTGTTTCCAGTCCACCAGGATGCAGATAAATCGCTAGCTTTCTGTCCCGTTTGGTAAATTGATTGCAGCAGCTGTATTCACTCTTCATCCCAGATGTGATTCAGCCTCTGACACAACGGCTAGAGGGAAAACTAGCACAATTTTGGGTGTTAAACATCTGCTTCGGGAGCCCTTCCACAGCTGTTTCACGCCCTCAGTCTGCTCACCAAACTGTCATTGCATtgtcctgcaaaaaaaaaaaaaaaaaggccactcTTTTGCACTGTCACCTTTGATATCATCAGTACCACAAGAAAGAGTTATTCATTGTGCCTCAGGCAAGTCTAAATATGATTTCCCTGCACAgccaataattttttttttttagatcctGACTGCACAAGTACTAATAGCACCACTCCGCCTGTGAAGATAATTGTACAaagtcctctgtggctctgaggGAGCTCTTGCAGTCTGAGAAAATAATCCAGATGACATTATCGGGGCTGTCTAGGCACTGAGAAGACTTATTTATAACAGAGAGTCTGCCTTACTAAATACAGATCCATGGGTGTCAAGGACAGTCTAACAAAAATATGTTACTGGCTACAGCAccagaattttttatttaaaaaaaaaaactgtattagAGACTAAAAGTAAAGTTTTCTCCATGCAGGTCAATTTTAACatatccttttttaaaatctgtcttgTGAGTCCCCCAGGTTTACGTAAGGGCAATACTTGATGTTGAAGTGCACTTTAAAACTATGACAATCATGCACTCTCATCCATTTCTGTCCTTGTGTAAAGTCAACTACACTGCGGATCAAAGTCAGGAAATATAATCCATACAAAATTGATACGATGAAGCAGGACACCAGAGAAAGTTATGAAATCATTTATTCCCAGCACATGTGGTTGTGTACATCTCCAGCATACGATACTGTGCACATGAGAAGCATCATCATTGACATTAGGCTGTACATGAACGGTGGTCACCTCTCCTGctcacgctctctctctttctctcacacacacaatcacacaatcacacaaagacagacagactggtcAGGCCTTCGAGGGGACCAAAAACAACTCACCGGAGTTTCACCTGACTTGGTATCGCATCCTTTACTCACTAATTTTTGAGTCGATGAACACAGTTCACTGTGCTGTGGTACTCATGTCCTTGTAAACACCACAAGAGCTACAGTCCTGGCTCTGGCGCACggtgagacaaaaacacagatgctttttagtctcagttttttttttttttgttctcgtCTTATAGGCGGATAAGAAGAGGGCGTGGCTGTAGGACTACTGACTACACATCGAGCTTGagttttgtgatttttcagTGCAGACTTGGTCTCTAACATCtggaaaaagaaggaggggtTACACTCACCAAAAAGAACCAAAttatccctccctccctcccttacCCATCTTCCGCATGCTCTTTACTAAACAGCAAGCTAAACACAGTTTCATCATAGGAAAAGGTTTATGACGACTAGTGACATAATTAAGTGTTCTTTGCATGAACGAAAAAtgatacacatgcatacacacaccatCTGACACTCGGAGGGGTGCAAAGTGTATGCACTTGTAAGATTGACAGACATTGTGCACCAAAATCAAATGGGTGGGGGGTGTCAACTAAACCTATGGCGACTCTCAGGACCTGCGTGAGCCTTCCTGTCACTTTTCAAAAAGGTAAGGCCACtcgaaaaacaaacaaaacaaaaaatatttcctgTGTTCAGCTACATTAAAAACGAGATCTTGAAGATGAAGACTACTGAAAACCAGGCTACCACACTGATTCATGTCTACCAGCCTGCTGAGTGTTGGGTTGTTGTCTTGCAGAGCAGATGCTGGAATGGAGGgtttattattatgtacatGCAGCGCACAAGCAATTCCACTAGACGAGGGTTTCATTTGCCATCTGATCAATTCTATGAATGCTTCTAGTGACCAAGGTGTACAGAGCCAATGGGGCTTTCCTCAAAAAGTGCCTATCAATCTGAAACCCGTTTGGTCCATATTAAAGTAGGTTTTTGGATAGGCGTTACTGCTCCACATATCATTCTACTATAGagggtttttcttcttttctcttctttttttttgcacatttgtgGCCAAAATCCCCCCAGAAGGCGTAAACCACACTCTAAACCAGTGTTTCAAAAGtcagcacagagagcagaggagtcAAAGATGAGGTGCATGTGCACTGTGGTGTTTGTGAACAGGACTAAATGatcagagttaaaaaaaaaaagccaatatgGCACGAGAAACATGGGAGCGAGcgagaaacagctgatccatAAATAAAGCGTGAactaaaaacagtaaaagcGCAGGCCAAACAGGACGCACGTTCAGAAAGTTGAGCTGAGTGTGACATGGAGTCAACAGACAGAGATATGGCTGGAAGTCTAAAATCACATAGGACGACTATGTGGAGTTAATTAAATCAGTTCATCTGACAAAtccaaggaaaaaaaaaaaagaaatgttggtGTCAACATCCACAAATGACGCCACTTCCACAAATTTAGCCTGGATATTTCCGGGGTTATCAAGCTCAGCTGATcaataattatgtttattaagACGACCCCCGTCAAGAATGTTAAACAAGCAGAGTTAAGTTGGAATTCTCCTTTAAGCAAGTTAGTATGTTGAGATCGCATGCTGTTCAGCAGTACAGGTTATCAAATACTGGCCTAGTGCTGGTTGTGCACGTTGTGTAAGAAAAGCAACGAGCAATAAGGAAACTCTGCTTTCTTTCCTTCTACTGGCGGCCAGAGCGTCACTCCCCTCTCTGTCCTGGagcctcccccctcccttctcccaCAGAaaccatatttaaaaaaaaaaaaaaagacaaaaaataaaataataaaatcaaaatacatACATCATTATCTTTCCCCTAACCCCCATATCTCCCCGGTCTCTCCTCTTTTACCTAATCTCCTCTGTTAATAGTGTTTTCAATATGAAACAGTGGACACACCCATGTCAGATTCTAACATTTACATGGCTTTAGCACAGTCTCTCTGCTTTCCTTCGAGCGAGCATTTGGAGAGAACGGGAGGAAGTATGAGGAAAGAGTGGAGGCAGGcggagagggacagagggaggctTCTGCTCCAAAACAGAGGGTGGAGTATTAGTGATGCCATCTGTCCTCCTCACTACTTCAGGATTAGATGGAGTCCTTCGCCCAGTTCAtctggagaggaagaaagatgcAGGAAGTGCGTTAAATCCTCGTCACACAGAGCGCTGATACCAGCCCAACAAGCAAAAAGGCTAGCAGCTACTGATGCGTTATTATGAGCTCACCTTTGACAGTGCTGATCAAAAAACAGCTCTCATCAGGCAAGTTGTAAACCATCTGggaaagacagaacagacaagGTGAACTCAAATATCCCCGTAACCTCTCAGGCGCAATGATTATTTGATGATTTAGTGGTGAGTGACATGAAGGACAGACTATTCTGAGTCAGTGGAGGAGATACAGTACATTGTCTGTGTGAGAATGTAAATTACATGCAAATAAGTGACACTACAGAGACAGTAGAGTTGCTGTTCCTCATCAGATAGCTCACAAAATAGTGACGCACAGCTCATTTCTTCCTCTGTACAGAGTGAATGAGCCTCTTGCCCTTTTCGCTTCAGCTCTATTTTTGGATTCCTGCGGACTGTGGCCTGACTAACACGACACTAACACTGAGTTTTTTTGAAGCAGATACCAGAAGATCTTTCCTCCTAAATGATTGGCCTAGCTTTAGTGTGGACTTCGGCAGGGTAAAGGCCATGTATGAGTTGGATTGGAGGCGTTATGTAAGTTAAAACAGCTGCACAATCTCAAAAGATGAGTGATCAAAGTGTCTATGGTGATATTTTTACCTCCTTATAGCGGAGTGTTTGAGTGTATCCcacagtttatctttttttaattataccATCTCTCTCAGTAAAGAGCCCTTCACAGCTCAGCGTGTAACATTCAAAGTACCTGGTCACTGAGCAGGATGTGTATGCCTGTAGGACCCTGTCTGTACACCTGGTTGATCGTTCCCAGTGGAAGGCTGCACACATACGCCATCTTGCGGatcagctctgcagctgtgagCTCCTCTAGGTACAGAGCATGATACACTGCACAGAAACGGAGCAGAGCAGACGTGTTAGACTTAATATTCACACACTGCATTTCTCTGTGGAGTGATATCAGCGTTTGTCTGCGGCTTGTTTACCGTGTAAACTAGAGGAAATGCTGTGTTCTCCGTTTTCATTTGTGGCGTGTCTCTCCAGCAGGGGGCTCTCTCGAGGAGACTCCTGACAGACATACACGGTCAACCTGGGACGCACCgacctgcatgcacacacacacaataattaaTGCAATGAAAAACACTCGCACCTTCATAATTTTGTAtaaaaactgacacacacacctggatttAAGTGCATTGAAGAGTCTGATCCCATCTGCCGGCCCACAAATCTGGACCAGGTCGTCCCGGGTTAGCTTCAACAAATCAGAACCTACGCAACACAAGAGGACCGGTCACTTGTACGGCAGCTGTTGCAACATGACATCTATGTTTTCAGTGCGtttgctagtgtgtgtgtgtgtgtgtgtgtgtgtgtgtgtgtgtgtacctgagaaGTGAGAGAAGAGTCGTGTGTAGGAGTTGAAGCGATTTTTCAGCAGCCACTTCTGTGCATCCTGTATGGAGGCAGTGGGGCTCAACTgctgcagaggaggacagacacacacagggtgtCAACACACTTACACCCCTGGAGGTTTATTTTACCCACCAACTGTTTATAATGTTTGACACGACTACGTCTGCAACTAGTGATTATTTCCTTTTGCCAGCGATCATTTTCTATTATTGATCGATAAAATAACAGAATTCAACGTCTCAGACTCGGAGAACATTACCTAATGTTGTGAAgtagcttgttttgtttgaaggGAAGCAGGTGAATATTCATATTGAGGAAGCTGTAATCAgtaaatatttccttttttcgctggtaaaatgacttaaaaactGCCTGTCCTActttgacatgtcaaaatgtccgcTTCACTGGCTCATACCGGGGAATAGAGTGCACACTAACCTCCGAGTTGCCATGGCTGCCAGGGTCTGCCTGGTGATTGGGTGAGGACGAGTCACTACAAAGCAAGAGACAACAATTAAGAGGTGAGAccgacacacacgcacacctcaGTTtaaaaaagtaccacaaacacacGCGGTTACCTGTCCGGTACTGAGGAGGTTGTGTAGGTGGACAGTggagtggaggagaaggagggagtaGCTGCCTGGTTGGTGCTGACGTAGGCGTTGTCTGGCCACGGAGAGCACTGAGGAGAAGCACATACATGTAAAATAATCATACTTTAAATTGGAGGCCAACTATCCCGAAACAAAAAAGGTCATAAAAGGTAAAGGGTTGGTTTGGGAATTTAACTTTGCACAACGTCTCCACCCAACATAATGTCAAATACATGGCATTAAAACACGCTGAGGGTCTAGTGTCTGCAAGCTTCAGACTACAGCCAGGTGTCTAGATGGGAGGGGCAGACTGTGGATGGAGTGAGAtacgggggaggaggaggggaggagggtaGAGCAGGGTGCTTACACTGCCTCTCTTGGCCAAGGAGTCGCCACAGTCAGCGGGAAGTGTCCGCTTGCTGGACTTTTTCAGCTCGTGGTCACCCGCATCCTCTATGATGGGTTCAAGCCTCGTCTAcgtacagacacacagcagaggttAGCCAGCCAGAGaccgacacacaaacacaagcaataACCTGAGGTCAGTCTTAGTGTGGCATACAAGTGTATAATAATTATGGAtgaattatcctatctttattcaagagcgtagATATTTAGTTTGAGAGCATGCtttattctcctcgtgctcacattttgtgctcacactcagatttctgctgctttctttcaaaatgtgtgcttggactcaaacatcacatgcttgtgttcacatttcttcttcttggacacaaacattttgctcgcactcaaatatgtcctgtgcgcgctcagatctaaagtctgcgctctcatatctaatgtgctcgcactCAAAACAAGCACGTCCTCTCAAGTTGAGgcgtctgctcagactgaaggaaGTCCCTCCCTGCACTTAAAATAGTGTGTTTCATCggccaatagggagacagctagaATCTGGACCAATCTTGGGTGCGTTCCTTTGCCGTTTTTGAGCGTCCACCTCCGTAGGGGTGGGTATgaggtctgtttgtaaaacgGCTTCGTTCTTAAAATACACCATTTTTCCGTATTAGCCAGCAATTTGAatcgtcacctatttaagacgccagcttatttatgtataattaagtAATTCTAAAAAGAGTTCTCGTCGTTTagattttttctaattttatattagcgggatatatttcatatactataaatactcacagcacacacacagcagtgttatGATAGTCGAATGGTTAAGTACACTGCTAtctattacattttaaattatggGAGGATGGTTCGCATCCCAGGCACCACACCCTTGCTGCGAAAGCACCAGAAATCTGAGCGcgagcacaaaatgtgagcatAAATAAATCGGAGCAcgaaggagaaatcatgctctcaaactgaaaatctacgctcttgaataaagataggataattcttccatagaTAATGTGGTGAAAcctctgaaacacagaaaacattttaatctaGACTCAGTGATACACAGCTCAAATAAAGAACCACTGTTTTTTGTACGTTAGCTCATATTATACAATCTGTCCAtactcttcctctgtgttttactgtggaTGTGAGCCATGTCACTTGACATGAACACCACCTTTGCTAAATGCTGAAACATCAGCATTGaggcaaataaaacaaactgagatgCTCAGTCACAAAGTGTCTATTGTTTAAGCTGGTCAAACtacactcaacaaaaacatgaacatagtTTAGTGCCTAATAAATGTTAAGATACAACTGCATAGCCTTTTTTGTGACCAGTCCAGGACACGCCTGTGTTACAGTCATGCTGTTGTAATAAGTAAATCTTGTCACCcttcaggtggatggattataaTGGCAAAGGAGAAATGCttaacacagatttaaaaactaatttgtGAACAAGatcagaaaaaaacttttatttattttaagtcttcaactcattaaaaaaaagggagctgCGTTTATATTCTTGTTGAGTGTAAACTGATCACGAGATTAAATGCATCTTAACATCACTGCCAACCGCTTTCTGAAGCAAACCAGACGGCACTCTGTTCTCCAAGCAGCATTGAATTCTGTTCATGTTCCTACAGAATTAAAACTTGTGTGAGACGCGAACAATCTGTCACTTTGACTGTTTCGTGGTATTAAAACACCATATTTTGAGGCGCTGCAGATTGTTCTAAAAGctcttatttctgctgtggtttATCGACGCGCCCGTGAGACACTCTGCCATGTAACATCTGTGTGTCGGCTGCCAAACGGCGTTATGACTCAAGAGCTACAAATCaaaaggcagaaaacaaaaagaaaagaatggcAGAGGAATAAAGGGAACATGTGAATCTGATAGCTCCTTGAATTA
Protein-coding regions in this window:
- the ubp1 gene encoding upstream-binding protein 1 isoform X2, translating into MLFWQPYTENFRAPVQRHGGSGYTRDVLALPIFKQEDSSLPPENETKNPPFQYVLCAATSPAVKLHDETLTYLNQGQSYEVRMLDNRKAGELPEITNKMVKSIVRVVFHDRRLQYTEHQQLEGWKWNRPGDRLLDIDIPMSVGIVEPKTHPSQLNAAEFLWDMNKRTSVFVQVHCISTEFTPRKHGGEKGVPFRIQFDTFAQGEGGEYTEHLHSASCQIKVFKPKGADRKQKTDREKMEKRTPQEKEKYQPSYDTTILSETRLEPIIEDAGDHELKKSSKRTLPADCGDSLAKRGSCSPWPDNAYVSTNQAATPSFSSTPLSTYTTSSVPDSDSSSPNHQADPGSHGNSEQLSPTASIQDAQKWLLKNRFNSYTRLFSHFSGSDLLKLTRDDLVQICGPADGIRLFNALKSRSVRPRLTVYVCQESPRESPLLERHATNENGEHSISSSLHVYHALYLEELTAAELIRKMAYVCSLPLGTINQVYRQGPTGIHILLSDQMVYNLPDESCFLISTVKDELGEGLHLILK